Below is a genomic region from Candidatus Paceibacterota bacterium.
ATATGTTTCGGGTTTTATGCTTCATGCTTCAAGATCTTCCTTATATCTTCAGATATCTCCTGATGGCGATCACGCTGCTTATCACGCCAATTCCCACGCCCATTGAAAGCAGCAATAATGTGATATTGTAAAGATTTCCGATAAAATAGTTATTAAGATCGAATCCCGGTATGAATTGCGCGATCTTTGGAGAAACATAGGAAACGGCCGGAAACATCAGCGCGATCGCAACCGCACAGCTTACGACACCAAAAACGATTCCCTCGATGATAAATGGCATCCTGATATACCAATTCCCCGCACCGACCAGCCTCATGATCTCGATCTCAGTCTTATGCGCATACATTGCAAGCCTTATAGTATTGAATGCGACCATAACGCCGATAAGCACGAAAAGAACGCTGAGCGCCAATATGCCTTCCTTGATGGCCGCAAGAATATTTGAAAAATTATTTATCGCAGTCTCATTCTCTTTGAAATTCACTTTTTCGATTATATCCTTGTAGTTCTCGTTTCCGACTACGAAATTATCTATATCTTTATACTGATCGAGCTCGTTTGCCTTCACATTGAGAACCGCAAAAAGCGGATTATCCCCCAATTCCGTCAATGAATCATTGATATAACTGTCATCCTTATGCGCTTCTTTGAAATTCGTAAGTGCCTGATCCTTCGATATATATTCAACATTTTTTACATCACTCCGTCCCTGAAGATCCTTCTGAAGCTCCAGGATCTTTCCCTCATCCGCGTTGTCTTTGAATTGCACTGTGATATCGATCTTCTCCTTCAATGCCCCGAGAGCATGATCTCCGATCGCATCCACTGCAAGCATCACCGTCACCGTGAAAAGAGATATAACCAGAATTATGACCGTTGCGACATTAAGCCATATATTTCGGAGGAGGTCCTTGCTTGCGGAAACCAGAAGTCTTTTTATTTTATTTCGAAACATCTATTTTGCTCTTAATTAAATAATATATTTTCCCTTATCCAGCTGATCCTTGATTATCCTTCCCCTGTCAACCGTTATAACGCGCTTGTTGATCAGATTCACGATCTCTCTGTTGTGTGTTGCAAGAACGATCGTCGTTCCAAACTGGTTGATCTTCATCAGAAGCTGAACGACATCCCACGTGTTCACAAGATCCAAATTTCCCGTCGGCTCATCCGCAATTATTATGTCAGGCCTGTGCACCAGTGCTCGCGCTATTGCAGTCCTCTGTTTCTCTCCGCCCGAAAGTTCATTGACATAGCTGTTATATTTTTTCAGAAGTCCCACGATCTCCAGGACCTGCGACACGTCTTCCCTTATATCTTTGTCCGATCTTCCCGAAACTTCCATAGCGAAAGCCACATTCTCAAAAACGGTTTTCCTGTCCAAAAGCTTGAAGTCCTGAAAAACAACTCCGATGTGGCGCCTCAGGATCGGCAGTCTTCCGCTTTTTATCTTGCTTATATCTTTCCCTCTTATAAGGACATTTCCCTTGCTTGGCTTTTCTTCAGCAAAAATCAACTTCAATAAAGTTGATTTTCCCGCGCCGCTTTGGCCTACTATTGAAACAAACTCGCCGCTCGAGATGGAAAAATTTATGTCCTCCAAGGCCGTAGCGTTCGTATTATAATACTTATAGACATCATCAAAAACTATCATCTTGTTTTCAAAATTTACATTTCTTAAATTACTTTGCTCTTGATTTGTAGACTTTTCTTCTTGCATATTCTGAAACTTTACCTTTGTTCCATTGCTGAACCGGCCTCAAATAACCCACCACCCTCGAATAAACTTCGCATGGCTGTTCGATGAGACATTTTGGACACACGAAATGCTCTCCCGGAAGATACCCGTGATTCGGACACACACTGAAAGTCGGCGTAATGGAAAGATATGGAAGGGCATATT
It encodes:
- a CDS encoding permease-like cell division protein FtsX; protein product: MFRNKIKRLLVSASKDLLRNIWLNVATVIILVISLFTVTVMLAVDAIGDHALGALKEKIDITVQFKDNADEGKILELQKDLQGRSDVKNVEYISKDQALTNFKEAHKDDSYINDSLTELGDNPLFAVLNVKANELDQYKDIDNFVVGNENYKDIIEKVNFKENETAINNFSNILAAIKEGILALSVLFVLIGVMVAFNTIRLAMYAHKTEIEIMRLVGAGNWYIRMPFIIEGIVFGVVSCAVAIALMFPAVSYVSPKIAQFIPGFDLNNYFIGNLYNITLLLLSMGVGIGVISSVIAIRRYLKI
- the ftsE gene encoding cell division ATP-binding protein FtsE, whose product is MIVFDDVYKYYNTNATALEDINFSISSGEFVSIVGQSGAGKSTLLKLIFAEEKPSKGNVLIRGKDISKIKSGRLPILRRHIGVVFQDFKLLDRKTVFENVAFAMEVSGRSDKDIREDVSQVLEIVGLLKKYNSYVNELSGGEKQRTAIARALVHRPDIIIADEPTGNLDLVNTWDVVQLLMKINQFGTTIVLATHNREIVNLINKRVITVDRGRIIKDQLDKGKYII